One Hermetia illucens chromosome 4, iHerIll2.2.curated.20191125, whole genome shotgun sequence DNA segment encodes these proteins:
- the LOC119655522 gene encoding alpha-amylase 1-like isoform X2, with translation MDIGFIRKHFGFPLSPVNENIIISKENISRPWWERYQPMSYKILTRSGGEDEFLDMTKRCNKAGVRIYVDVVFNHMAVPNSEMNGTAGSIANGSQFYYPAVPFTKDNFHKSCVIDKYTDAHVIRNCMLGELPDIDHSQSDVQAKIVSFLNRLVELGAAGFRVDAAKHMWPLDLQKIYDKVKNLNTEFDFPQNARPFIYQEVIDLGGEPISKTEYNHMGAVTEFLAGVRIGTVFNGNAPLTALINWGPAMGLLPHRDALIFVDNHDNQRGHGAGGAMILTHKKPKTYRMATAFLLAHPFGIPRIMSSYSFNSTDQGPPCDENGEILSPLMKDDDGECDGDWVCEHRWNAFANLVEFRRVSGNATLTNWQDNGANQIAFCRSDKAFIAFNADSKLDYDVSPFACVEAGDYCDIISGKILDNRSGCTGKVVKISTNKTAKIVIPANDEYGVVAIHAESKIGKK, from the exons CTCTCTCCAGTAAACGAAAACATAATCATATCAAAAGAAAACATATCACGACCTTGGTGGGAGCGATATCAGCCCATGTCATATAAAATCCTTACAAGATCTGGCGGAGAGGATGAATTTCTGGACATGACGAAAAGATGCAATAAAGCCGGAGTACGTATCTACGTCGACGTTGTGTTTAATCATATGGCAGTGCCTAACTCCGAGATGAACGGAACAGCCGGGTCAATCGCAAATGGCTCTCAGTTCTATTATCCGGCGGTACCATTTACAAAGGACAATTTTCACAAATCCTGTGTCATTGACAAGTACACGGACGCCCATGTTATTCGTAATTGTATGTTAGGCGAACTTCCAGATATCGATCATTCACAAAGCGACGTTCAAGCTAAAATCGTCTCATTCCTCAATCGATTGGTGGAATTAGGGGCGGCAGGATTTAGAGTGGATGCAGCGAAGCATATGTGGCCTCTTGATTTGCAA aaaatttatgataaagtgaaaaatctgaacacGGAATTCGACTTTCCTCAAAATGCTCGACCGTTCATCTACCAGGAAGTCATCGATCTCGGCGGAGAGCCAATTTCCAA GACCGAATACAATCACATGGGAGCCGTCACAGAATTCCTTGCTGGCGTTCGAATCGGAACTGTATTCAACGGAAATGCACCATTGACCGCGCTAATTAACTGGGGACCAGCCATGGGACTTTTGCCGCATCGAGATGCTCTCATTTTCGTTGATAACCATGACAACCAACGCGGTCACGGTGCGGGCGGCGCTATGATCCTGACGCATAAAAAACCTAAAACTTATAGAATGGCTACCGCATTCCTGCTTGCTCATCCTTTCGGTATTCCACGAATAATGAGTTCGTATTCGTTCAATAGTACAGATCAAGGTCCTCCTTGCGATGAAAATGGTGAGATTTTATCGCCACTCATGAAGGACGATGACGGAGAATGTGATGGCGACTGGGTTTGCGAGCATCGATGGAATGCGTTCGCAAATTTAGTCGAATTTCGACGCGTTTCTGGGAATGCCACTTTAACAAATTGGCAGGATAACGGAGCAAATCAAATTGCCTTTTGTCGTAGCGATAAAGCCTTCATAGCATTCAATGCGGATTCCAAGCTTGATTATGATGTAAGTCCTTTTGCTTGTGTCGAAGCGGGTGACTATTGTGATATCATTAGTGGCAAGATTCTGGACAATCGTAGTGGGTGTACAGGAAAAGTTGTAAAGATAAGTACTAATAAAACTGCGAAAATAGTTATACCTGCTAATGATGAATACGGAGTTGTTGCAATACACGCTGagtcaaaaattggaaaaaaataa